From the genome of Bradyrhizobium elkanii USDA 76, one region includes:
- a CDS encoding acyltransferase family protein produces MVKQIPALTGIRFVAAAAVALSHGGSLFLEGTSLALDISIGTLGLFGMSVFFTLSGFVIQYNYGSSIAGSPRKAIPEFLVARIARIYPLFVVLFLVELLTGPMVWPWLLGTKAATEGFSWHIVPFQLGMIQTWFFANVAGVAPVWQYEEIGIVSWSVSTEWFFYLFFPLVCPVLARIRTAPAAILCAIGAGTIELGIDLAVYMLQGRINLFALHAYGTGAALPNWKNTLILWIVYFSPFCRVWEFVLGCCLAKLHEAWLAQDFRPSRALLDIAAIVGVGAIGWVFWFTAHKPPFGAAMSLFDIGRNNIALAAPIALILVAAAQPVSSAGRLLSARWLVFLGEASFALYLVHIIIYQRFPVVRWETASQLLGHLGALALAFTLATCVAILLHFGLEVPARRRIRSCYQAASPEQRRRLVRLGSIGLAALVGAAATYALRDAAGDAVTQSGISVVSATYGGNCRWISARGNATGAVAAACNGKDACTFSAGTARIGDPAPGCAKEFTAAWFCKGDRTIRSSSAADERAMISALQLSCNAVTRDE; encoded by the coding sequence ATGGTTAAGCAGATACCCGCGCTGACCGGAATCCGGTTTGTCGCGGCAGCAGCAGTGGCATTGTCTCACGGTGGAAGCCTGTTCCTGGAGGGTACCAGTCTTGCACTCGATATCAGCATCGGGACGCTGGGCCTGTTCGGAATGTCCGTCTTCTTCACGTTGAGTGGCTTTGTCATTCAATATAACTATGGCAGCTCGATTGCCGGCAGCCCGCGCAAAGCGATCCCTGAATTTCTCGTGGCGCGCATAGCCCGAATCTATCCTCTGTTTGTTGTTCTCTTTCTCGTTGAGCTCTTGACCGGACCGATGGTCTGGCCATGGCTTCTCGGAACTAAGGCGGCAACCGAGGGATTTTCGTGGCACATTGTCCCGTTTCAACTCGGGATGATTCAAACCTGGTTCTTCGCAAATGTAGCCGGTGTTGCCCCCGTCTGGCAGTACGAAGAGATCGGCATCGTCTCCTGGTCAGTCAGCACCGAATGGTTTTTCTATCTCTTTTTTCCGCTCGTTTGCCCGGTACTTGCGCGGATCAGAACTGCTCCGGCGGCGATCTTATGCGCGATTGGCGCAGGCACAATCGAGCTTGGCATCGACCTTGCGGTGTACATGCTTCAGGGCCGCATCAATCTGTTTGCGCTTCATGCCTATGGGACGGGTGCGGCTCTGCCGAACTGGAAGAACACGCTCATCCTCTGGATCGTCTACTTTTCGCCCTTTTGCAGGGTATGGGAATTCGTCCTCGGCTGTTGCTTGGCGAAGCTCCATGAAGCGTGGCTGGCCCAGGATTTCAGACCATCTCGAGCTTTGCTCGATATCGCCGCAATCGTTGGTGTCGGCGCGATAGGCTGGGTGTTCTGGTTTACCGCCCACAAGCCGCCATTTGGGGCGGCCATGAGCCTGTTCGATATTGGGCGCAACAATATCGCTCTGGCGGCACCGATTGCGCTCATCCTTGTCGCGGCGGCTCAGCCCGTCAGCAGTGCAGGACGGCTGTTGTCGGCAAGGTGGCTCGTCTTCCTCGGAGAGGCCAGCTTTGCGCTTTATCTTGTACACATCATTATCTACCAGCGTTTTCCGGTGGTACGTTGGGAAACCGCAAGCCAACTGCTGGGCCATCTCGGCGCGCTCGCGCTTGCTTTCACTCTGGCCACCTGCGTCGCGATCCTGCTGCATTTTGGCTTGGAGGTACCGGCCCGAAGACGAATTCGCAGCTGCTATCAGGCGGCCTCGCCAGAACAGCGCAGGCGCCTGGTACGATTGGGAAGCATTGGCCTTGCCGCTCTCGTCGGCGCGGCCGCAACGTATGCGCTGCGTGATGCGGCCGGGGATGCCGTCACCCAATCAGGTATTTCGGTCGTTTCTGCCACGTATGGCGGCAATTGCCGCTGGATCTCGGCGCGTGGCAACGCCACGGGTGCGGTTGCAGCAGCCTGTAACGGCAAGGACGCATGCACTTTCAGTGCAGGCACGGCGCGGATCGGTGATCCTGCTCCGGGCTGTGCGAAGGAGTTTACGGCCGCCTGGTTCTGCAAGGGCGACCGCACCATTCGCTCCAGCTCGGCTGCGGATGAGCGTGCCATGATCTCCGCTCTGCAACTCTCCTGTAACGCGGTCACGCGCGATGAATGA